A genomic stretch from Spongiibacter nanhainus includes:
- a CDS encoding Fur family transcriptional regulator has product MHLAHAHHDHQSCIEQALQQASTLCQQRQLRLTAIRREVLTAVWSSHRPVGAYTILEQLTTHRDRAPAPPTVYRALDFLLENGLIHRIASLNAFVGCSTPGDHHSGQFFICQHCGVAAELSSPAVDAAIADAARQQHFAPHSQCVEIVGCCRRCGDQDND; this is encoded by the coding sequence ATGCACCTCGCCCACGCTCACCACGATCATCAGTCCTGCATCGAGCAAGCACTGCAACAGGCATCCACCCTTTGCCAACAGCGACAACTGCGTCTGACCGCCATCCGCCGGGAGGTACTGACCGCAGTGTGGTCCAGCCACCGACCTGTGGGAGCTTATACTATTCTTGAGCAACTCACCACGCACCGTGATAGGGCACCGGCACCACCGACCGTGTACCGGGCGCTGGACTTCCTGCTAGAGAACGGCCTGATACACCGCATTGCCTCGCTGAACGCCTTTGTCGGCTGTTCCACTCCGGGGGATCACCACAGCGGCCAGTTTTTTATCTGCCAACACTGTGGCGTAGCTGCCGAGCTCAGCAGCCCGGCGGTGGATGCCGCCATTGCCGACGCCGCCCGTCAGCAGCACTTTGCGCCCCACAGCCAGTGCGTGGAAATCGTCGGTTGCTGCCGGCGCTGCGGAGACCAGGACAATGACTGA